One part of the Solanum dulcamara chromosome 3, daSolDulc1.2, whole genome shotgun sequence genome encodes these proteins:
- the LOC129881698 gene encoding cation/calcium exchanger 1, with amino-acid sequence MNFFPFHFEPKSSLSIFLNTSFLFLVLLFYSLTSNGLSQSQIRHIHLSNTNNNDCSNLHKFSDAQSKCTYIKENINSCSTKGYLNYLEFFYCSLGWLPLLGYVLLVVWLILLFYLLGNTAAEYFCPCAEGLSKVMNLSPAIAGTTLLPLGNGANDVFSSIISFTQSSNSGTVGLNSVLGGALFISCFVVGVISILVYTTTSQIELSIDKPSFIRDVLFIIFTLSCLLGIIVFGRVTLWIAICFSCIYVVYICVVCAMHFLISKTEGVKNVNSLCIEDDHVFDCDIGVPLLGCIDDEENCSSEKQITQINSSTSCCKLILNHFLSVLELPLYLPRRLTIPVVSEESWSKPMAVISVTIAPILATSVLSHPGEIIDVSKANLIIGMISVFVGLILGNVAYLSTQKSSPPKKCLLIWLLGGFIMSTTWTYILAQELVSLLVSFGYILGINPSILGLTVLAWGNSTGDLISNVAMALNGGKAGVQMAISACYAGPLFNTLIGLGVSLVLASWWEYPTSYVLPKDHFLFETLGFLIVGLLWALVILPKRNMQPDHLLGVGLLAIYFCFLFLRFAKGF; translated from the coding sequence ATGAACTTTTTTCCATTCCATTTCGAGCCTAAGTCATCTCTTTCTATATTCCTCAACACCTCTTTCCTTTTTCTAGTACTCTTATTTTACAGTCTCACTTCCAATGGTCTTAGCCAATCCCAAATTAGACACATCCATTTATCAaacactaataataatgattgcTCCAACTTACATAAATTTAGTGATGCACAATCTAAATGTACCTACATAAAAGAAAACATCAATTCTTGTTCTACAAAAGGGTATTTGAATTATCTTGAATTTTTCTACTGCTCTTTGGGTTGGTTGCCACTATTAGGGTACGTTCTCCTAGTCGTATGgcttattttgttattttatttgttggGTAATACAGCGGCGGAGTATTTCTGCCCTTGTGCAGAAGGATTATCTAAAGTCATGAATCTTTCCCCTGCTATAGCTGGAACAACTCTTCTCCCTCTAGGAAATGGGGCTAACGATGTATTTTCGAGTATCATTTCTTTTACTCAATCAAGCAATAGTGGCACTGTGGGGCTTAATAGTGTTTTAGGTGGTGCATTATTCATTTCTTGTTTCGTTGTGGGAGTTATAAGTATACTAGTGTATACTACAACGTCCCAAATTGAACTAAGTATTGATAAGCCGAGTTTTATTAGAGACGTGTTGTTCATCATTTTCACACTATCGTGTCTGCTCGGGATCATTGTTTTCGGGAGGGTTACTTTGTGGATAGCAATTTGTTTCTCATGTATTTATGTCGTTTACATTTGCGTCGTATGTGCTATGCATTTCCTTATTAGTAAGACGGAAGGAGTTAAAAATGTAAACTCACTTTGCATAGAAGATGATCATGTATTTGATTGCGATATTGGTGTACCATTGTTAGGGTGTATTGATGATGAGGAAAATTGCTCTAGTGAGAAACAAATAACACAGATAAATTCCTCTACATCTTGCTGCAAATTGATCTTAAATCATTTTCTTAGTGTTTTGGAATTGCCCCTTTACTTGCCAAGAAGGTTAACCATCCCTGTTGTTAGTGAGGAAAGTTGGTCCAAGCCAATGGCGGTAATTTCAGTAACAATAGCACCAATTCTGGCAACATCTGTTTTAAGTCATCCAGGAGAAATCATAGACGTTTCCAAGGCGAATTTAATCATTGGCATGATATCAGTTTTTGTTGGACTTATTCTAGGGAATGTGGCATATTTGTCTACTCAAAAATCTAGTCCTCCAAAGAAATGCTTGTTGATTTGGCTCCTTGGAGGATTTATTATGAGTACTACATGGACATATATTCTTGCACAAGAATTGGTTTCTTTGCTAGTTTCATTTGGATATATTCTTGgaataaatccttcaattttaGGACTCACTGTCCTAGCTTGGGGTAACTCAACAGGGGATCTAATATCAAATGTTGCTATGGCATTGAATGGTGGAAAAGCTGGTGTGCAAATGGCAATATCAGCTTGTTATGCTGGCCCATTATTCAATACCTTGATTGGTTTAGGTGTTTCTCTTGTGCTTGCATCATGGTGGGAGTATCCAACTTCTTATGTGCTTCCAAAAGATCATTTCCTCTTTGAAACTTTGGGATTTCTTATAGTAGGCTTACTATGGGCTCTTGTCATTTTGCCTAAGAGAAATATGCAACCTGATCACTTACTTGGTGTTGGACTTTTGGCTATTTACTTTTGCTTCTTGTTTCTAAGGTTTGCAAAAGGTTTTTAG
- the LOC129883620 gene encoding uncharacterized protein LOC129883620, whose protein sequence is MLVNIIISRERDIDSKFKSHRKIDQAGYFTKKLKMKEQLIEDDYKDDKEEEVENGEDNDDDEDEFSFACGIDTLSIAANEAFYNGQIQHLFQLFNQNLLLSDKDLEGLKKQLPIRTLVKKIFIQTEDNSIPATSSSSEEFVGPFYEWSKNKAIEASPDNHEVCKKSNSTGFSKLWRFKDFLHWINNDERNTFVFLKPTTTVAKVEEYIIQKMKKMFLELDKKKISGEIKVIGKVTKKKGVKKSEGVVF, encoded by the exons ATGCTTGTAAACATAATCATTAGTCGGGAGCGGGACATTGATTCAAAGTTCAA AAGTCATCGAAAAATTGATCAGGCCGGATATTTCACAAAGAAGTTAAAGATGAAAGAACAGTTAATCGAAGATGATTACAAGGACGACAAGGAGGAAGAGGTTGAAAATGGTGAAgacaatgatgatgatgaggatgAGTTTTCTTTCGCGTGTGGGATAGACACACTATCGATAGCGGCGAATGAGGCATTTTACAATGGTCAAATCCAACATCTGTTCCAGTTATTCAATCAAAATCTCCTTCTATCCGACAAAGATTTAGAAGGTTTGAAGAAACAATTACCAATAAGGACACTGGTCAAGAAGATATTTATACAAACAGAAGATAACTCAATTCCGGCAACTTCATCTTCTTCTGAAGAATTCGTCGGGCCCTTTTATGAATGGTCGAAAAATAAAGCAATTGAAGCTTCACCAGACAATCATGAGGTATGTAAAAAGAGTAATTCCACCGGATTTTCAAAGCTATGGAGATTCAAAGATTTTCTTCACTGGATTAACAATGATGAAAGAAACACGTTTGTGTTCTTAAAACCAACAACTACGGTGGCTAAAGTAGAGGAATATattattcaaaagatgaaaaaaatgtttttggaGTTGGATAAGAAGAAGATCTCCGGCGAAATTAAAGTCATCGGAAAAGTGACGAAGAAGAAAGGTGTGAAGAAGAGTGAAGGTGTGGTCTTTTAA